In the genome of Streptomyces aquilus, the window GTACGTACTTACGACGGCCCTGGTTGGGCCGTACATGAAGAATCCTGGGGGTCGCCCCCAGACCCCCAAAGTGAAACTTCGGGCCCAACAAGGAGAGCAGGGAACCCAGATGGCGGAGCTCACGATCCGGCCGGAGGAGATCCGGGACGCGCTGGAGAACTTCGTCCAGTCGTACAAGCCGGACGCGGCCTCGCGCGAGGAGGTCGGTACGGTCACCCTTGCCGGCGACGGCATCGCGAAGGTCGAGGGTCTGCCCTCGGCCATGGCCAACGAACTGCTGAAGTTCGAGGACGGCACCCTCGGCCTCGCGCTCAACCTGGAAGAGCGCGAGATCGGCGCCATCGTCCTCGGTGAGTTCAGCGGCATCGAGGAGGGTCAGCCGGTCACGCGCACCGGTGAGGTCCTGTCCGTGGCCGTCGGCGAGGGCTACCTCGGCCGCGTCGTCGACCCGCTCGGCAACCCGATCGACGGCCTCGGCGAGATCGAGACGTCCGGTCGTCGTGCCCTTGAGCTGCAGGCCCCCACGGTCATGCAGCGCAAGTCGGTGCACGAGCCGATGGAGACCGGCTACAAGGCCGTCGACGCGATGACCCCGATCGGCCGTGGCCAGCGTCAGCTGATCATCGGTGACCGTCAGACCGGCAAGACCGCCCTGGCCGTCGACACGATCATCAACCAGCGCGACAACTGGCGCTCGGGCGACGTGAACAAGCAGGTCCGCTGCATCTACGTCGCCATCGGCCAGAAGGGCTCCACCATCGCGTCGGTCCGCCGCGCGCTGGAGGAGAACGGCGCGCTGGAGTACACGACCATCGTCGCCGCCCCCGCGTCCGACCCGGCCGGCTTCAAGTACCTGGCGCCGTACACCGGTTCGGCCATCGGTCAGCAGTGGATGTACGAGGGCAAGCACGTCCTCATCATCTTCGACGACCTGTCGAAGCAGGCCGACGCCTACCGCGCCGTGTCGCTGCTGCTGCGCCGCCCGCCGGGGCGTGAGGCCTACCCGGGTGACGTCTTCTACCTGCACTCCCGTCTGCTGGAGCGCTGCGCCAAGCTCTCCGACGACATGGGGGCCGGCTCGATGACCGGTCTGCCGATCGTCGAGACCAAGGCCAACGACGTCTCGGCCTTCATCCCGACCAACGTCATCTCCATCACCGACGGCCAGTGCTTCCTGGAGTCGGACCTCTTCAACGCCGGTCAGCGCCCCGCGCTGAACGTCGGTATCTCCGTCTCCCGAGTCGGTGGTTCCGCGCAGCACAAGGCGATGAAGCAGGTTTCCGGTCGTCTCCGCGTGGACCTCGCCCA includes:
- the atpA gene encoding F0F1 ATP synthase subunit alpha, which codes for MAELTIRPEEIRDALENFVQSYKPDAASREEVGTVTLAGDGIAKVEGLPSAMANELLKFEDGTLGLALNLEEREIGAIVLGEFSGIEEGQPVTRTGEVLSVAVGEGYLGRVVDPLGNPIDGLGEIETSGRRALELQAPTVMQRKSVHEPMETGYKAVDAMTPIGRGQRQLIIGDRQTGKTALAVDTIINQRDNWRSGDVNKQVRCIYVAIGQKGSTIASVRRALEENGALEYTTIVAAPASDPAGFKYLAPYTGSAIGQQWMYEGKHVLIIFDDLSKQADAYRAVSLLLRRPPGREAYPGDVFYLHSRLLERCAKLSDDMGAGSMTGLPIVETKANDVSAFIPTNVISITDGQCFLESDLFNAGQRPALNVGISVSRVGGSAQHKAMKQVSGRLRVDLAQFRELEAFAAFGSDLDAASKAQLERGQRMVELLKQAQYQPMSTEDQVVSVWAGTTGKMDDVPVADIRRFEKELLEYLHRKEQGLMTSIREGGKLSDDTLTAVADAIADFKKQFETSDGKLLGEDAPAAAK